One window of Salegentibacter sp. Hel_I_6 genomic DNA carries:
- a CDS encoding RagB/SusD family nutrient uptake outer membrane protein: MKNVYLKLSLVSLLVIISWSCETDFENPNQATDEQTYSSREGIFAASIGMQQLYSTSVLRWNIETPAITTREAGITTTFQNMIELEDGGNSLPNFNANISGLWSTNLRIMKISEELQTNIPSLDLAPGTQSGLLAFSKLFKAMAIGNLAQNYEQVIVETDQNSNANFVSRAEGYEFAIDQLTEALSLLNANPVSDEFTSEITAGNIDLSNSIQAMIARYSLFSGDYETAISAANNVDQSSISLFRYDAINLNPIWSRVYLNNTPNFKPRDNFGLPEEFVFDEQDGRIDFYLIPLDETNQNGLPIEDLAGFFDENTESIPLYIPDEMNLIIAEANLRKDSPDIDAAINALDRVRTDSDDPLGINANLAPYSGSNEISEILMEIYKNRRAELFLTGLSLEDSRRFNRPEPSLSVGNYDEERNRNFYPYPERERNSNPNTPTDPQI, translated from the coding sequence ATGAAAAATGTATATTTAAAACTATCACTAGTAAGCTTGCTAGTAATTATAAGCTGGTCCTGTGAAACCGACTTTGAAAATCCTAATCAAGCTACAGATGAGCAAACTTATTCTTCAAGAGAAGGTATTTTTGCTGCCAGCATCGGGATGCAGCAGTTATATTCTACTTCTGTTTTGCGTTGGAATATTGAAACTCCAGCAATAACTACCAGGGAGGCGGGCATTACCACTACCTTTCAGAATATGATTGAACTTGAGGATGGTGGAAATTCATTGCCTAATTTTAATGCAAATATTTCCGGTCTTTGGAGTACGAATTTGAGAATAATGAAAATTTCTGAAGAGTTGCAGACCAATATCCCTTCCTTAGACCTTGCTCCAGGGACTCAAAGTGGGCTTTTAGCATTTTCAAAACTTTTTAAAGCAATGGCAATAGGTAATTTGGCACAAAACTACGAACAAGTAATTGTGGAAACTGATCAAAATAGCAATGCTAACTTTGTAAGTAGGGCGGAAGGTTACGAATTTGCTATTGACCAGTTGACTGAGGCTTTGTCGTTATTAAATGCTAATCCTGTTTCCGATGAGTTTACCTCAGAAATTACTGCAGGAAATATTGATCTTTCAAATAGTATTCAGGCAATGATCGCAAGATATAGTTTATTTTCAGGAGATTATGAAACAGCTATTTCTGCAGCAAATAATGTAGATCAAAGTTCAATTTCTTTATTCCGTTACGATGCAATAAATCTTAATCCTATTTGGTCAAGAGTGTATTTAAATAATACCCCAAATTTTAAGCCCAGAGATAATTTTGGTCTTCCAGAAGAGTTTGTTTTTGATGAACAAGATGGACGAATAGATTTCTATTTAATTCCATTAGATGAAACCAATCAAAATGGACTACCTATCGAAGATCTTGCTGGATTTTTTGATGAGAATACCGAATCTATTCCTCTTTATATTCCAGATGAGATGAATTTAATCATAGCCGAAGCAAACCTAAGAAAAGATAGCCCGGATATTGATGCAGCAATTAATGCTTTGGATCGTGTACGCACAGATTCAGATGATCCTCTTGGTATAAATGCAAATTTGGCGCCTTATTCAGGAAGTAATGAAATTAGCGAAATTCTAATGGAAATTTATAAAAACAGAAGAGCAGAACTATTTTTAACCGGGTTGAGCCTGGAAGATAGTAGGCGTTTCAATCGCCCCGAGCCAAGTTTAAGCGTTGGTAATTATGATGAAGAGCGCAATAGAAATTTTTATCCTTATCCTGAAAGAGAGCGAAATAGTAATCCTAATACCCCAACAGATCCTCAAATTTAA
- a CDS encoding glycoside hydrolase family 10 protein encodes MNPKALILVFILLLIYSCKSTKTTSETVPEEILETEKEAEPEEEIPAEESLEQQQPAIKFWESKTPKNIEEFRAAWVATVANINWPSKPGLSTSDQQKEALELLDFLESHNFNAVIFQVRPQADALYDSEIEPWSYYLTGKQGKAPEPYYDPLKFWVNAAHKRGLELHVWLNPYRAHHTSGKEISEKSVIKTNPDLVVELENGMWWMDPAQKGTQDRSSDVVMDIVKRYDIDGVHFDDYFYPYDSYNNGKDFPDDLSWRAYQAAGGELSRGDWRRESVNVFIKRIYEEIKAEKPHVKFGLSPFGIWRPGYPESVQGYDQYDKLYADAKLWLNEGWIDYYTPQLYWKISQLGQSFPELLGWWQSENTKQRHLWPGMNVGGEGDQMHITEVINQIMITRGMLPESKGAVHWSIAPLLQYEELAKAIKEGPYKKKMLVPPSPWLDNTPPEIPNVTANENRDKIEITWGLENDSDIKQWVVYFKYETGNWDYKILNSEKRSQDLQKEVGEKKRKLQKIGVTAVDRTGNQSEFIEIEIK; translated from the coding sequence ATGAATCCAAAGGCCCTAATTTTAGTTTTCATTCTCCTCCTAATTTACTCCTGTAAATCTACCAAAACCACTTCTGAAACTGTTCCTGAAGAAATTTTGGAAACTGAAAAAGAGGCCGAACCAGAAGAAGAAATTCCCGCAGAAGAAAGTTTAGAACAACAACAACCGGCAATTAAATTTTGGGAATCTAAAACCCCTAAAAACATCGAGGAATTCCGTGCAGCCTGGGTTGCAACCGTTGCCAATATCAACTGGCCCAGTAAACCCGGACTTTCAACCTCTGACCAACAAAAGGAAGCTCTTGAATTGCTCGACTTTTTGGAATCGCATAATTTTAACGCAGTAATCTTCCAGGTGCGTCCGCAGGCTGATGCCCTTTACGATAGTGAAATAGAACCCTGGTCTTACTACCTTACCGGAAAACAGGGAAAAGCGCCGGAACCTTATTACGATCCACTTAAATTTTGGGTGAATGCTGCTCATAAACGCGGATTAGAATTGCACGTTTGGTTAAATCCATACCGGGCACATCATACTTCTGGTAAAGAAATCAGTGAAAAGTCGGTTATAAAAACCAATCCAGATCTTGTGGTAGAATTGGAAAACGGCATGTGGTGGATGGACCCTGCTCAAAAAGGTACACAAGATCGCTCCAGCGATGTAGTGATGGATATCGTAAAACGTTACGATATAGACGGCGTTCATTTTGACGATTATTTTTATCCTTACGATTCTTACAATAACGGCAAAGATTTTCCCGACGATCTAAGTTGGAGAGCCTATCAAGCTGCAGGCGGTGAACTTTCCCGTGGCGATTGGCGTCGTGAAAGTGTAAACGTGTTCATCAAAAGAATTTATGAGGAAATTAAAGCGGAAAAACCACACGTGAAATTCGGCTTAAGTCCGTTTGGAATTTGGCGCCCTGGTTATCCTGAATCTGTTCAGGGGTATGACCAGTATGATAAATTATATGCAGATGCTAAACTGTGGTTAAATGAAGGCTGGATAGATTATTATACGCCGCAGCTGTACTGGAAAATAAGTCAGTTAGGACAAAGTTTCCCGGAGCTTTTGGGATGGTGGCAAAGTGAAAATACCAAACAGCGGCACTTATGGCCTGGAATGAATGTTGGTGGTGAAGGTGATCAAATGCATATTACCGAAGTGATCAACCAAATTATGATTACCCGCGGAATGCTTCCAGAAAGTAAAGGTGCTGTGCACTGGAGTATTGCTCCGTTATTGCAATATGAAGAACTGGCAAAAGCTATAAAAGAAGGTCCGTATAAAAAGAAAATGCTGGTTCCGCCAAGTCCGTGGTTAGATAATACCCCTCCAGAAATTCCTAATGTTACCGCCAATGAAAATCGTGATAAAATTGAAATTACCTGGGGATTAGAAAATGATTCCGATATTAAACAATGGGTAGTTTACTTTAAATACGAAACCGGAAATTGGGATTATAAGATTTTAAATTCAGAAAAAAGAAGTCAGGATTTACAAAAGGAAGTAGGAGAGAAGAAGCGAAAACTTCAGAAGATTGGAGTTACTGCCGTAGATAGAACTGGTAACCAGAGCGAATTTATAGAAATTGAGATAAAGTAA
- a CDS encoding sodium:solute symporter, with protein sequence MSPILVFGVIAGYFALLMAISHFTSKQADNNTFFTANRQSPWFLVAYGMVGATLSGVTFISVPGEVGNSNWTYLQFVMGNMVGYAVIALVLIPLFYKLKLISIYEYLKDRFGQNSYYTGASFFLISQTVGASFRLFLAALVLQIAFFDAFGIPFWVTVLITIALIWIYTFRGGIKTIVWTDTLQTTFLLLAVVISIFMIVDQMELTFTDVFATVSNSEMSTIFDWDWRSNNAFFKSFLAGIFITIAMNGLDQNVMQKNLTCKNKGEAQKNIFWFSIVFFFSTMLFLALGVLLYKFAIDQGIAIPERTDDLYPLLALNHFGILAGIVFLLGIIAAAFSSADSALTALTTSFCVDILDIQKKEKNQKKTRLLVHIGFTILMFLVIIIFNSLNDSSVVSAVFKVAGFTYGPLLGLFAYGLLSKNPVRDKWVPLVCILAPIISVILDFNSESWFGGYQFGFEILLVNAAITMLGLFAIYKAKVETF encoded by the coding sequence ATGAGCCCTATCCTCGTTTTTGGTGTTATCGCCGGTTATTTCGCGCTGCTAATGGCAATTAGCCATTTTACCTCAAAACAGGCCGATAACAATACTTTTTTTACCGCAAACCGGCAATCTCCCTGGTTTCTGGTAGCCTATGGAATGGTTGGCGCCACTTTATCTGGAGTGACTTTCATTTCTGTTCCAGGGGAAGTTGGAAATTCCAACTGGACCTACTTGCAGTTTGTCATGGGAAATATGGTGGGCTATGCTGTGATTGCATTGGTTTTAATTCCGCTTTTTTATAAACTGAAATTAATTTCCATCTATGAATATTTAAAAGACAGGTTTGGGCAGAATTCTTATTACACCGGGGCCTCATTTTTTCTTATTTCGCAAACTGTAGGCGCTTCATTTAGATTGTTTCTAGCGGCCTTGGTACTGCAAATCGCATTTTTTGATGCTTTCGGAATTCCATTTTGGGTTACGGTTTTAATCACCATTGCTTTAATTTGGATCTACACCTTTCGAGGCGGAATTAAAACAATAGTCTGGACAGACACCCTTCAGACCACATTCTTATTGTTGGCGGTTGTGATTAGTATTTTTATGATCGTAGACCAAATGGAACTAACATTTACTGATGTTTTTGCCACAGTGTCTAACAGTGAAATGTCCACAATTTTTGACTGGGATTGGCGCTCCAATAATGCATTTTTCAAGAGTTTTCTTGCAGGAATATTTATTACTATCGCAATGAACGGACTTGACCAAAATGTGATGCAAAAGAACCTGACCTGCAAGAATAAAGGAGAAGCACAAAAGAATATTTTCTGGTTTTCTATCGTATTTTTCTTCTCTACAATGCTGTTTTTAGCCCTTGGTGTTTTGCTTTACAAATTCGCAATAGATCAGGGCATCGCCATTCCCGAAAGAACAGATGATCTTTACCCATTACTCGCATTAAATCACTTCGGAATTCTTGCCGGAATTGTTTTTCTATTAGGAATTATAGCCGCCGCATTTTCCAGCGCAGATTCAGCTTTAACAGCGTTAACTACATCTTTTTGTGTAGATATTTTAGATATTCAGAAGAAGGAAAAAAATCAGAAGAAGACAAGATTATTGGTTCATATAGGGTTTACAATTTTGATGTTTCTAGTAATTATAATCTTTAATTCGCTAAATGATAGCAGCGTGGTAAGCGCCGTCTTTAAGGTAGCCGGTTTTACTTACGGCCCCTTATTGGGCTTATTTGCTTACGGGTTATTGAGTAAAAACCCGGTTCGTGATAAATGGGTGCCTTTGGTATGTATTTTAGCGCCTATAATTTCAGTAATTTTAGATTTCAATTCTGAAAGCTGGTTTGGGGGTTATCAATTCGGATTTGAGATTTTGTTGGTCAATGCGGCAATCACGATGTTAGGGCTTTTCGCGATCTATAAAGCTAAAGTTGAAACCTTTTAA
- a CDS encoding dipeptide epimerase, which produces MQLKFYPYNLELKNTFTISHGSRDVQPTLIVALSDRGFTGYGEATATSYYGVSVEKMQADILKIESLIAENILLEPEELWELTYPHLKENPFALCALDIAMHDLHGKRNQQPLYQLWGLNLKSIPLTNYTIGIDSVEQMVQKIKEFPWPLYKIKLGTEDDVAIVKELRKHTNSVFRVDANAAWTADQAVENAKALKELNVEFLEQPLKANDWEGMQKLYRESVLPLIADESCIEESDVEKCAGYFHGINIKLTKCGGLTPGKRMILKGKSLGLKVMVGCMTESTVGISAIAQLLPLLDYVDMDGGLLIKNDVADGVKVYDEKVHFPERNGTGVELYEK; this is translated from the coding sequence ATGCAGCTAAAATTTTATCCATATAATCTCGAATTAAAAAACACCTTTACCATAAGTCACGGTTCACGTGATGTTCAGCCAACTCTAATCGTTGCTTTAAGCGATCGAGGATTTACCGGTTATGGAGAAGCTACAGCAACTTCGTATTATGGGGTTAGTGTTGAAAAAATGCAGGCAGATATTCTTAAAATTGAAAGCTTAATTGCTGAAAATATTCTGCTGGAACCCGAAGAACTTTGGGAATTAACGTATCCGCATTTAAAAGAAAATCCATTTGCACTATGTGCCCTGGATATCGCCATGCACGATCTTCACGGAAAAAGAAATCAGCAACCGCTTTATCAATTATGGGGTTTAAATTTAAAAAGTATTCCACTTACTAATTATACTATTGGAATTGATTCCGTAGAACAAATGGTACAGAAAATCAAAGAATTTCCCTGGCCACTCTATAAGATCAAACTTGGAACTGAAGATGACGTTGCGATTGTAAAAGAATTACGAAAACATACAAATTCAGTTTTCAGGGTAGATGCCAATGCCGCGTGGACAGCAGATCAAGCCGTAGAAAACGCCAAAGCTTTAAAAGAATTAAATGTTGAATTTTTAGAGCAGCCTTTAAAAGCAAATGATTGGGAAGGCATGCAAAAGCTTTACAGAGAGTCTGTTTTGCCACTTATTGCAGATGAAAGTTGTATTGAAGAAAGCGATGTTGAAAAGTGCGCCGGTTATTTCCACGGAATTAACATCAAGCTCACCAAGTGTGGCGGGCTAACCCCCGGAAAAAGAATGATTTTAAAAGGAAAATCCCTTGGTTTAAAAGTCATGGTAGGGTGTATGACCGAATCTACCGTTGGAATTTCAGCAATTGCACAATTATTGCCACTTTTGGATTATGTAGACATGGACGGCGGACTTTTAATTAAAAACGATGTAGCTGATGGTGTAAAAGTGTATGATGAAAAAGTACATTTCCCTGAAAGAAACGGCACCGGGGTAGAATTATACGAAAAATAG